The genomic region CCTGCATTTCCAAGGGCATCTCGCCGATCTCGTCCAAGAAGAGCGTGCCTGTGCTGGCGAGTTCGAAGCGGCCGGGGCGACGCTGATCAGCTCCCGTAAACGCGCCTCGTTCGTGCCCGAATAACTCACTTTCGACGAGGCCGGCGGGAAGTGCGGCACAATTGACCCGGACGAACGGCCGATTTCTGCGGGGGCTCAAGTCATGGACCGCTCTCGCCACAACCTCTTTTCCGGTGCCTGTTTCACCCAACAGCAACACCGTCGCAGCCGTTCCGGCCACCGTTCGAACGAGATCCAGGACCTTCTGAAACACGGGAGATTTTCCGATGAGCTGCTGGGGAATGCGACTGGCTTTGACCTCCGCGGCCAGATACTCATTTTCGTGCTGAAGCTGTTCGGTCAGCCGCTTGATCCGTTCGTAGGCCTGCACGTGGTCGATGGCATACGCGATCTGCGTCGCCACCTGTTGCAGGAATTTGAGGTCCACCGGCTCCGCCTCGCCGGATTGGATGCTGCCGATATTGAGAGTCCCGAGGCAGCGGTCTCGTATCATCAACGGAAGATTGATCATCCGTCCCAACCCTTCCCGGACGTAGTACTCGTCTTCCAGAAATTCCTGTTTGTGCTGCAGGTTGGAACGCACATGCACGCGCCGGTTCGTATACACCCATCCCACGGCGCTTCCCTCAAAGGGAATGATCGCGTCGGAACGCAACGCCGGTTCGGCCATGTGCATCGCCACGGCATAAAACCGAAACGTATTGGACGCAGGCTCGTATAGGGTGATCCCCGCGCGGTCCCATGGAATCACCGCGTGAATCTGCTCGGCAATCACCTGCCAGAGGCTCTCGAGATCCCGCTGAGAATTGAGGACGTTTGTCACCTCGAGCAGCGTCTCAAAACTTAATTCGGCTCGTCTCATACGGCGTCGCCTGCGTTCGGCTTGCTTGAATGCACATTTCGTGGAGTCATCGTCGCGATCACGACAGGATGGACTGACGAGCACTATACCCGAGCCTGGAGAAATGATGGAAGAGGGTGAGGACTTCCGGAGGATCTGACGTTGGGGAATCGGTCTCAACCCGTGCCCGGTCGATCACGGGTAGTAAGTGCCCTCGCAGGAAGAGAAAAAACCCCGCTGAGAATCGGATGACTCTCAGCGGGGTTTTTTCACTCACGCGGGACGCGCAGCTTGCGCGTCCCGTGGCTCACAACGCCCTATGGCGCGACGTAGCTGCCGAACTTCGGCGCCTTATCGCAGGGCGCGTCGGTCTTGCTGGCTGTCTGGCACAGATTGTACAAGGCCCCCTGCGCCTTCAGGCGGGCTTCCTTGTGCATACTGCCCTTGCCGAAATCCACCGCCATCTCCAGCAGGTGAACGGCTCGGGCATTGCCGCCGGATTTCGCCTCGGTCAATGCCTGCTGCAATTTCTCCGTTGCGCTGGCGATGACCGACACATCCGCCCCCCAACGCTTATTGAGGTCGACGGTCGTCCGTCTGCCGAGCCCGGGAGCGTCGGTCAGTTCAACGATCGCGTCGTTGGTCAGAGATATGGCATCAGCCTGAACCACCGGCACCGTAACCAAGCTCATTCCCGCGAGGGCCATTCCACCCAGTACGTACATCAATGTATGTTTCATAGACGGTCTCCCTTTGCTATGACGAATGACGGGTGACGAGTGAAGGATTCATGTTCCCTACGATTCCTCGTCCCTGATCACCTACTAGAAGTTCATCCAGAGTTGGACATAAGCCCAATCCTGGCCGGTGCTGTTTCCGAGGTTCTCGGCAATGTACCCGCCGGCCCAGAGGTGACCATACGTGGCCTGGAACGCCACCTTGCCGTCGGCAAACATTCTGGTCCAGCTGACGTCCAATTCGTCGCCGATGTGCGTCTTCGTATTACCGTTCTTGGAGAAGACGTACACGCCTTGTGAACCACGATACCAGTTGTCACGTGCATTCGCCAAATTCAGGTTGGTGTACCACACTTCCACGTGGTCGCGGGTCGACGGCCGGAACTGGAGGTTGGCCGAGGGGCTCAACATGTTTTTCCAGGCCTGGACGTCCATGTAACCCATGTGGATGTGGTTTGTCGGGAAGAAGTTCTCGAAGGTGTTGGCCGTGCTGCAGTTCGTGTTGCTTCCTGCAAGAGTACAATTGGACCGGCCATCGCCCGAGGCATAGTCAAAGTTGAGGCCGAGGCGCGGCTTCCAGGCCGACTGATAGTGGGTGTAGCCGACCCAGTTTCTGGTCGCCCACGCATTGATGTGAAGGTTCTTCTGGTTGCCATAGCCGTTCTGAATCGCATTGGCTCCGGTCGCACCCATTTCACCGAACTGCCACGCGATCTCGTTGATGGCGTCGAAGTTGCCCTTCCGCATTTCGATCCGGTTGCCGATCATGTGACGGGTCTGGTTCGAATGCTTGGCAGTTCCGAGACCCTGCGCCCCGTTATCCGCAGAGTTGTAGTTGTTCTTGTAGTACACATAGAACGGCTCGATCAGGAAGCCGGGGATCGACTTCAACTGATTGTAGAAAATGATCATGTCGGCGTCGATATTGGCGCTGCCGTTGTTGAGCGTGCTGCCACCGGGATTGGAAATATTGTTCTGTCCACTTCCCACTGCAGCGGCCTGTCCGATATCGGATTCCGAATTGCGGAACCATCCGAGGTACGAATCGAAACTCTTGGTGCTGTAGCTCATCATGACACCGTCATGGGAGTAGCCGGTGTTCGCCCAGTCGAAGTGTCCGAACAGTGAATGGTTGCCGAAGATGACATATTGCCGACCCGCCTTGATGCTCAACCCCTGGACACCTCCCAGGTTTCTGACCAACATGTAGGCGGCCCGGACACCGAGGCGGCCGTTGTTTCCTCCGCCGCCCGCGACTCCTCCGTTGTGATTCAGCGGGTCGCCGCCGTTACCGGCGTTCGTATTGTTGCCGTTTCCGCCCCAGGTCGCGGAATCGATGATTTCCATGTAGAAATTCACGTCCGGCGAGAGATCGTATCCGATACCTAACCGCACCATTTGCTGGACGAAGAAGTCGTTGGCCTTTCCAGCCGTGCCGTTGGCAGAATTGCCGCCGAACGAGTTACACGCACCGTTGCCCGGGTTGCCGGGCATGGCGTTACCGAAGCAGACGCCGTTTCTCATTTCCGGACGGACACGGACATCGGCGCGCATCCAGAAGTTCTTGATATCGAAGTTTCGGCCGATCGCGGGGTCGTAGATTTCGTAGGCTTCCTTTTGCGGCATCGCACGAGGAATGGCGGGGAGGTTCGTAATCCGTTCGCCTTCCGGTAGCTCGAAACCAGCCTGGGCTGGGACACTCACGAGAGAGATGCCCGCTGCCATAACGGCCGCGCTGAAGAAGGTGGCCACGCCGGCCCACCCTGTCCGACCTAGGATGCTTCTCATAGCGTTCCTCCTGTGAATTGGATAGCAACCAACACCTGACCGACAGTGCCTGGCTGCCGACTTGACATCCAACTGCGTGTCATATCGACAAGTTTCCTTTTCGGTTACTCGCCCGGAAAGCCGTTGTGCCCACGCCTTCCGCTACTACGATTGCAACTCTTGACTGGTACTGTCTCACCAACGCTCTACCCGAGCCAGCAATTTCAAGTTTCCTGAATACGACGCCGTACTCAGCCCCTGCCGTCGTCGGATCAGTTGAGCGGTGGTCACCCCCTTCCCGTAATCCATGTCCCTAGCGCGTCGCTCAGGCGGCGCAAGAACATGGTGTTCCGACTGGTTGGTTTCGGCCGCTATCGTCGTTGGGCCGCATCATTCGTGATCAAGTGTGATTGCCGGTTTCCGTGGATCCGGACGGCTTTTCGACCGGCGTTGTGGCCGCATTGATTTCCTCTTCGGCTTCCTTCATTGAGGCCTGGAAATCCTGTTCGACCATCTTGACCTCCTGCTGAATCATGTTGAGTTCAGGCTCAACCGATTTTCTGAGGTCTTCCGCCGTTTCCTTGAAACCTTTGACTGCCTTGCCGACCTGCCGGCCGACTTCAGGCAGCTGTTTGGGGCCGAACAGTAAGAAGGCGATGACCAGAATAATGAGTATTTCGCCGGCACCCAGCCCAAACATGCTTGGTCATGCGTAAGACGCGGCGCGTCCCGCGGGAAGCAACAGAGGGAAGCGTCGGTTTCCTCTTGGCGCTTCGCGCTTCACGCTCACGCTTCGCATCTCCTCTTCGTTATCCTTGTTTCACTTGCTGCCCCTGCTGTGCCGGAGCATCAGCCGAGGGCGTCGATTGATTTTGCGTGACTTGCTGTTGTGCAGGCGGTGGGGCATCGGGGGGTGGCGTGACGTCGATGGCATCCGCCTCATTCACGCTTTTCTTGAACCCTTTGATCGCTTTTCCAAGACCTTCGCCGAGTTGTGGAATTTTGCCGGCCCCGAAAATGATCAAGACGATGATCAGAATCAGGAGCAATTCCATCCAGCCGAACGATCCAAACATCCTGGTACTCGCTTTCCTCTTCGCCTCACGGCTCCTGGGAAAAGCCGAGGGGCTCCAACGGGGCACAAAACGCGGGAAACGACCGGCGAACGGCGAGGAGGCTATAGTAGAATTACAGATTAGTCAAGTTTAATTTGAGGGCTTCGGTCATTGCGAGGCGGGAACGACGGCGGCGAGAAAAATCAGCGACGCATCGACAGGTGAAAATAATCCACCGGACTCGGCGGGGCCGTGAGCGCGATGAGAAACGAGTGAGGATCGTAGCCGATTTCTTCGAGATTTCTTGAAGCGGCGGTCAGTTCTTCTTCCGTCAGATAGGCGACCGTATCCGGGACACCGGTCGCTTTCAAGCCATCGGCCATCGCCTGCAGAGCGTCGCGCTCGGCCGCAGGGGTGTCCGCCCTGAGCGAAAATTCCATCTTCCTTTCGTACGGGCTCTCGTACACTTCATCGAAGGCTCTGATCGTCCTCAACAGCAACCGATCCTGTTCCCAGGGTTCCATCCTTGTACCGGCCAACGGATGGGTCGCCAAAAGATCCATGAGGGTCAGAACGTTGGTTCCCAGGCTGCGTCCGATGAACTCACGCTGGCTTTCGACGGCGACCCGCCCCGCCTTCAATTGTTTGGCGACGGCTTCCACAAGCGGGAAATTCACCATGTAACTCTGCTGACCCCCAAACTGGCCGGAACAGGGCTTGTCGGGATCGTTGAGCACCTTCAGGTCCGTACTTCCGGCATCAAAGCTGCTGAACCCCGCCGCGTCGGGAGCCAAGAGGCGTGTGGCTTCTTTCAAGGTCACAAAGGCGCCGATATTGACCGGGACGACGATCTGCTCATCGAAACGCCGGAGGAATTCCGTGATAGTTTTCCGATAGGGCACATCTTTCCAATCAACGGTCCGATACTCCCGTTCCCACACGAGATCATCGAAAAACGGGGGGAACCGCCTGAGTGTCTCCACATCCTTTGCATCAAACGCCCGCACAAACGCGGCCCAATCGTCGATCTTGGCATGAAGCGTATCGCTCAGGTTGGGACGCAGGAATTCTTCTTCCATGTCCCCGCCTTGCCGGCACATCAACTTGGCGGGCAAATCATTCCAGAGTTCGTTACAGATGATCCGATCCACCGTGCCGTCGGCAATGTCGGAGATCCGGTCGACGGTCGTACAAAGCGGCTCGATCCGGTCGCGATGCTGGACCAAGGAGGGAGACGCGACCGCCCTGTCCAGGAGAGACGGCTCCCAGTCCACCATCACATAACGGATCCGTGGATAAACCTGCCCTTGGTTGTCGAGCGTTCGGAGATGCGACAGGAAACAGGCCGCCAAGTTCCCGTTGCCGGGCCCCCACTCCATGACGGTCAGGGGGGACGAGTCCTTCCCGGCACTTGACGGTGACGCATCCCGTTTCACGACCCGCTCAAAATAATCACTGGCAAGGGCATGAGCCAGGCGGTAGTCGGCCGAGGCAAAGGTTTGATAGTAGTTCCGGATGAAGTCACTCCGGAACTTATAGAAGAGGTGATTGATGTGAACTTGCCATTGATCGACCGGCTTATAGTCACCGATCAACTGAGGAAGCGCATCTGCGTCTTGCAACATCGGCACACCCACATGAGGACAATGTTTTCAGAAATCGCGACGCGCGGCACCCTGATCGTCGTGGAACGAGCGTGGCACGGCGCAGTCCGAAATCTTAGCAGATGGCCTGAAACCGCCGCAATGGGTGGACGTTCCTCTGGCAGATCCGTCGAGGATTTCCAACCTGCCTGCCCAACTTGACAGTCTCCACCGGCCGGTGTACGAAATCATCATGCGCGCAGCAACTCGGTATCGTTCTGTCTTGCCGAGAAAATTTTTGGCCGGCGTCTTGCTGTGTCTTCCGACCCTATCGCCGGCGCTCGGAGAAGACATCCCGCTCACAAAGAATTCATCGATTTCCGAATTTCAGAACCGATCCGAGGACACCAGGCCGTATGACTTTGATGCTCCGCCGAAAGGCATGTTCAGAGACATCACCATGGCCGAAGGATTCGACGAGGAGATCGGAATCCACAGGACTCATGAAATCGTGCCGGTCAAACCTACGGACCATTTCACCGCCGAGTCGACGGGCATTTTCATCGTTTTTCAGCTGCACCAGCATTATCAAGCCTTTCAAATCTTCGGCCGGTGTTTTCCGGAGACCGTTGCAGGATTGAATCCCGACACGATGATCGGGCAAGACGCCATGTATATCGCACTCGAAGATGAGTCAGGATACCTTCGGCTTACCCCGCCGACCGGCGGGTGGAGACCCGGCCGCTACAAGGTTGAGATTCACGCCGGGGAGCAAGTCAACGAAATGTCCTTGATGGGCACCATGCGATTTACGGTCGTAGCGGACCTCAAGCCGTAACAACGGCGCGTGCGCCCGCCGCCTGTGTTCATCAGGACATCTCCCGAACTCTCCGTCGCGCCGATCTCGTGACCGGCGGCCCGCCCCTTCTGATCGTCACCCGGCTTTCACGCTGTCTCCTTCGCGATTTCTTCTATTCGAATTGGGTAACCGATTGCCTCCGTGCGGTTTGACGGTCTACGGAGCATTCTGTAGAATGTTGCCGTGATCGCGCTGTTCGCCATGTGTGTGCCGGCGTTCCACTCTACATGAGTGCCCCTCTTCCATGGGCTTCAGTCCTCGTCCCGGTCAAGGACGAGGTCGAGAACCTCACGCCCTTGACGGACGGGCTTCTCAAGGTCATGCATTCGCATCCTCTTTCACAGAGTCGGCCCTTCGAAATCATCTATATCGACGACGGGAGCACGGACGGAAGCAGCGAGCTCCTCGACCGATTGGCCGCCGAACACCGGGAAGTACGGACCTTCCATTTTGACCGCAATCATGGGAAAACCGCGGCTCTCGATGCGGCGTTCAAACAGTCATCAGGAGACATCATCGTTCATATCGACGCCGACCTCCAACAAGACAACGAGGATATCCTGTCGATGCTGCCGCTCACGGAACGGTATGATGTCGTATGCGGATGGAGGAAAGACCGTCAGGACAATCTCGTGCGGAAGCTTTCCTCCCGCATCGCCAACTTCATCAGAAATATTTTTACCCGCGACGGCATTCACGATACGGGTTGTCCCTTAAAGATCTTCCGCCGGCCCGTTTGTGAGAAGCTGTGCCTGTTTGAAGGCTTGCACCGCTTCTTTCCGGCACTGGCTCTCATGCACGGATTTACTATTACGGAAGTTCCGGTTCGGCATTATCCGCGCCTCCATGGAGTGTCAAAGTTCGGAGTCGGGAATCGGCTGTTCAAGAGCCTCTATGACTTGATTGCAGTCCGGTGGATGCACAGTCGCGTATTGCGATACCGCTTTCGCTCATCCCCGGTCACCAAGTAACCACACGGTTGCCATTTGTCGCTTGCCATGTCCAACGCCGAGGTCATCTGGATTGCAATCGGGTTCCTAGGCCAGGGCCTATTCTTCGGCCGGTGGGTCGTTCAGTGGATCGCTTCGGAGCGGACCGCGAAAAGTCAGGTCCCGATTGCGTTCTGGTACATGAGTCTCATCGGGGGGATGATTACTCTCGCCTATGCCATCTATCGAAAGGATCCCGTGTTCATCGCCGGTCAAGGCGTGGGATCGGTGGTCTATGTCAGAAATCTTATGTTGATTCATCGATCCAGCCAGGATCAAACCGCACAACACCCGTCCTCGGTCGGTAATTCCTGATCAACCCGTGTCACAGCACGAAGACTCTTCCGCAGAACCGATCCCGATGGCCAAACACCTGGTGAACCTTGCCCTCCTGTTGGCACTGGCGGGAATCCTTCTCTTCGTGGGGCTGGGTTCGATCGGCCTCACGGACCGGGACGAGGGTCGCAACGCGGAAGCCGGGCGGGAGATGCTGGAGACCGGTGATTGGATCACGCCGACGTTTAACTACGAACCTCGCTTCTATAAGCCGGCGCTCGTCTACTGGCTGATGAGCGGCTCATATTCCCTCTTTGGGGTCAACGAATTCGCCGCCAGGTTTCATTCCGCGCTGTTCGGCATCGCGCTCATTCTGGTCCAATACTGGTTCTCCGTATGCTGGCAAGCACCCAACATCGGACTCTTCAGCGCCCTCATGTTGCTGCTCAACATTGAGATGATCGGTTTAAACCGCATGGCCTTGACCGACAGCGTCTTGGTGTTCTTTACCACCACGGCTCAATTCGCATTCTGGGCCGGCCTTCACGGGACTGGGCGCCGATCTTGGATGTGGTGGTTCTATGCCGCGATGGGCATTGCGACGCTGGCCAAAGGGCCGGTGGGCTTTATCATTCCCCTCGTCACCATGACCCTCTATCTCACGTTCACGCGGCGGTGGGGGCAATTCTGGCGCGAGGGCCATCCTCTGCTCGGCACGGGCCTGTTCGTCCTTGTCACGCTTCCTTGGTACGGCACCATGTTGGCCATTCACGGCTCAGCGTACGTCACGATCGCCAAGGCCCAGACGGTGGGTCGCTTCATGGCCCCCATGGAGGGCCATGGCTTCGGTTTACTTTTCTATGTACCGGTGGTGCTGTTGGGATTCTTCCCCTGGAGCGCGCTTTTACCGATGTCGATGTACGGATGCCTCAAGGCATGGAAGGCGGCGCGCAGGACGGGAGCGTCCGCTCCACCGCCGGCGACCGCCGGCGCCGGAACCGCGTCTACTGAACTCGAGTTGTTCGCCAGCCTCTGGGTGATCGGGTCGTTTGTGTTCTTCACGCTCTCCTCGACAAAACTGCAACACTACATCGCACCCCTCTTCCCCGCGGCGGCGCTGCTGACTGCGACCTATTGGCACCGCAGCTTGGTCGACCCGGCCACCAAAGGGGTGCGCGCGGCAATTCACGTGATGATGGGTTTGGGCTTTCTGCTGGCGCTGGGCCTCTCCTCGATTCCGTGGATCTATTCCCGTTTCTCCGACAAGTTGCTGAAAGAGTTCCCCTCAGCGGGGCTTCTTGATCCCAGCGCCTGGGACGCCGGCCCCTATGCCGCCGCGCTGGTCTTGCTGATCGGAATGGCGATGGTGGGCTATTGGGGTCTGAACGAACAACGTCGTGCCGGAGCATTCTGGGCGGCAGGAGGGACGTTGGCCCTCGTGGTATTGATCACCATCAGACTCAGCCTCCCGCTCATGAACCACTATTTCGTCTCACCTCCGCAGGAACTCGCTTATGCCGCGGGGGTCAATTTGCAGCCGTCCGACCATTTTGTCGTCTATGGGTCCACCAGACCTTCGACTATCTTCTATGCGAGGCGACAGGCCGTGTTCATTCCCTTCGGCGAAGAAGAGACGATCCGCCTCACGTTGGCCAAGCCGGACCGAACCATGGTCTTGCTGCCGGAACGCTTTCGATCCAACCTTCCCAAAGAAGCAGATCAATTGGTCCCCCTTTTACGGCGTCACGGCTATGTCCTGCTGGCCAATCAACCGATGGTGACCATTCCTGAAGGAACAGCGCCCCCGCCCGCCCGTCTTTCTCCCCATTAAGAAGCCTTACGACAGCGGCAACAGCCCTCTCATCGCCTGACTCGCCCACAGTCCAAGAATGACGAGGAGACAAAAGACCGCGTCTTGAGCCCCCACCCGATCACCGGCCCTGTCGCCAGTCACAGACAGTGAATCGACATCCCTGGGGCGGATCCAAGCAGCCATGCAGACACACAGCGCCGCCGCCGCCATCAAGGCGGATCCGGTGGCCATGACCACTCCCATTCCCGCCAGCTCTTTACACGTCTGCTTCGAAAGATGTCGGATCGGCATCAGTCCGAGGGCGAGCCATCCATAACCGATCAGTGAGAGTATCGTCACAAAAAATCCGGCAAGCACCAGTTGCGATCCGGCCCATTGCACCGGCGAAGCATGGCCAGCCACCCATATCGCAGCCGACACCCCGACGCAGACGGGTGCCAGGGAAGCCAGCCCGCATCCGAGTGACAATCGCCAACGACGCCAGGGATGGCCTGATACCACACCAACCAACCAACCGAGCGCCGCACCGCCCACCGTGTCGGTGAGAAAATGCGAACCGCGAAGAATTCGGCTCGCGGCAATGGCCACCGCCATTCCGATGAAAATCCACCGCCCCTTGGGGAACCTGATGGCAAGAACAGCGGCAATCGCCATCGCCAGCATGGCGTGTCCGGACGGAAACGAATCCCATCCACTGCCGCCGAAGGGAGAAAGATCGACCGCGCCGGTATGGATGAACTTCGGACGGGGTCTGCCAACCACATGTTTGAGCAGGTTGCTCAACACCGCGACAATGCCGTGAGCCGCCAGGGTCTGCCACCCCGCGAGCTTCACGTCCGCACGTTTCAGCCAGACGCCGGCCAGCAAGAGCAGCAGGCTGAGCGCTATCATGCAGTCACCCTTGCCGATCCGATCACCGATGTCACTGAAATACGCCAACCAGAGGTTCGGAAGATACCCCACGGGGTGATACAACGACCTCACAAACTTTGTCAGCGGAATGTCGAGTTCGAGCAAATTCAGGATGGCCAGCACAACAGCCGCACATGAGCAGGCTGCGGATGCGAGAACAAATCCGGTCGAATCGGCAGCCGATGGTCTTGCCGACGTGTCCGCCGTCACACCATGCCTCGTCGCCGGCTCGTCAGGGCACCCATTCCGCCAAGTATACGTTGAATTCTCCCGGCTGCTTGGCGTGACGGTCTGATACCCAGACCAAGCGTTTTCCGTCGGGAGAGAACATGGGAAAACTGTTGAACTGCCCTTCGAACGTCAACCGCTCCAATCCTGTTCCGTCATCACCAACCAGGTACAGATGAAAACTCGGCCTGCCTCCGTCCCCTCGTGTCTCCACGTTCGAGGAAAAGATAATGCGTTTGCCGTCCGGATGGAAGAACGGGGAAAAGTTGGAAGCACCGTTGGACGTGACCTGTTGCTTTCCGCTTCCGTCGGCGTTCATTACCGCGATTTCGAGTTGTCCGGGCTCGACCAACCGTTGATCAAGCAGTTCTTTGTACCGGGCCACCTCAGCCGGTTCCGTCGGATGTGACGCACGGTAGACGATCCGTTTGCTGTCCGGAGAAAAGAACGCTCCGCCGTCATATCCCACTTCATCCGTCAATCGGCGAGGTTTGGTCCCGTCGAGGTTCATGGCGTACAGATCAAGATCCCCGTCCCTCACTGAGGTCCAGACGATGGTCTTGCCGTCCGGGGACACGGTTGCCTCTGCATCGTAGCCAGGCGAGGTCGTCAGCCGCTGCATCTCCTGGCCGTCGATGCGGACCGCGTACAGATCGTAATCATCCAGCGCCCACCGATACGCTCCGTCGCGCTTCGGCTTGGCCGGGCAATTCGGACCGGAGGCATGCGTGGAAGAAAAGAGGACCCTGCGATCGCCAGGGAAAAAGTACCCGCAGGTCGTTGCGCCGGTACCCGTGCTCACCAACCGGATCGTCTGACTCTCCAGATCCATGACGTACATCTGATAACAGTTCAGCCCGGCTTCCGCCGGACGCAAGGTCGCGGCAAATG from Nitrospira japonica harbors:
- a CDS encoding PD40 domain-containing protein, with product MRYLSFGSGVATVLILISCGLTSAAQERKPSELKHSPAGAERHLKNIRQLTFGRQNAEAYFSFDGTKLIFQSTNNWTRESFAATLRPAEAGLNCYQMYVMDLESQTIRLVSTGTGATTCGYFFPGDRRVLFSSTHASGPNCPAKPKRDGAYRWALDDYDLYAVRIDGQEMQRLTTSPGYDAEATVSPDGKTIVWTSVRDGDLDLYAMNLDGTKPRRLTDEVGYDGGAFFSPDSKRIVYRASHPTEPAEVARYKELLDQRLVEPGQLEIAVMNADGSGKQQVTSNGASNFSPFFHPDGKRIIFSSNVETRGDGGRPSFHLYLVGDDGTGLERLTFEGQFNSFPMFSPDGKRLVWVSDRHAKQPGEFNVYLAEWVP
- a CDS encoding lipid-A-disaccharide synthase N-terminal domain-containing protein, encoding MSNAEVIWIAIGFLGQGLFFGRWVVQWIASERTAKSQVPIAFWYMSLIGGMITLAYAIYRKDPVFIAGQGVGSVVYVRNLMLIHRSSQDQTAQHPSSVGNS
- a CDS encoding SAM-dependent methyltransferase, which gives rise to MLQDADALPQLIGDYKPVDQWQVHINHLFYKFRSDFIRNYYQTFASADYRLAHALASDYFERVVKRDASPSSAGKDSSPLTVMEWGPGNGNLAACFLSHLRTLDNQGQVYPRIRYVMVDWEPSLLDRAVASPSLVQHRDRIEPLCTTVDRISDIADGTVDRIICNELWNDLPAKLMCRQGGDMEEEFLRPNLSDTLHAKIDDWAAFVRAFDAKDVETLRRFPPFFDDLVWEREYRTVDWKDVPYRKTITEFLRRFDEQIVVPVNIGAFVTLKEATRLLAPDAAGFSSFDAGSTDLKVLNDPDKPCSGQFGGQQSYMVNFPLVEAVAKQLKAGRVAVESQREFIGRSLGTNVLTLMDLLATHPLAGTRMEPWEQDRLLLRTIRAFDEVYESPYERKMEFSLRADTPAAERDALQAMADGLKATGVPDTVAYLTEEELTAASRNLEEIGYDPHSFLIALTAPPSPVDYFHLSMRR
- a CDS encoding phosphatase PAP2 family protein, with protein sequence MTADTSARPSAADSTGFVLASAACSCAAVVLAILNLLELDIPLTKFVRSLYHPVGYLPNLWLAYFSDIGDRIGKGDCMIALSLLLLLAGVWLKRADVKLAGWQTLAAHGIVAVLSNLLKHVVGRPRPKFIHTGAVDLSPFGGSGWDSFPSGHAMLAMAIAAVLAIRFPKGRWIFIGMAVAIAASRILRGSHFLTDTVGGAALGWLVGVVSGHPWRRWRLSLGCGLASLAPVCVGVSAAIWVAGHASPVQWAGSQLVLAGFFVTILSLIGYGWLALGLMPIRHLSKQTCKELAGMGVVMATGSALMAAAALCVCMAAWIRPRDVDSLSVTGDRAGDRVGAQDAVFCLLVILGLWASQAMRGLLPLS
- a CDS encoding sigma-54-dependent Fis family transcriptional regulator, with protein sequence MRRAELSFETLLEVTNVLNSQRDLESLWQVIAEQIHAVIPWDRAGITLYEPASNTFRFYAVAMHMAEPALRSDAIIPFEGSAVGWVYTNRRVHVRSNLQHKQEFLEDEYYVREGLGRMINLPLMIRDRCLGTLNIGSIQSGEAEPVDLKFLQQVATQIAYAIDHVQAYERIKRLTEQLQHENEYLAAEVKASRIPQQLIGKSPVFQKVLDLVRTVAGTAATVLLLGETGTGKEVVARAVHDLSPRRNRPFVRVNCAALPAGLVESELFGHERGAFTGADQRRPGRFELASTGTLFLDEIGEMPLEMQAKLLRVLQDGIVDRVGGTRPVEVDVRLVTATNADLAVAVQKGTFRADLYYRLNIFPISIPPLRERLEDIPLLAQHFLTRVGKGAKRPGLRFDPQSLDKLLSHSWPGNVRELENVIERAAILAQSGLVEIGDGILSKPPLAPPLSKENPLKLGMVERNHIVEVLEKAGWRIYGEGGAAELLGMNPETLRSRLRKLGIRRPSAKTSDATNLPSGLSPG
- a CDS encoding glycosyltransferase family 2 protein → MSAPLPWASVLVPVKDEVENLTPLTDGLLKVMHSHPLSQSRPFEIIYIDDGSTDGSSELLDRLAAEHREVRTFHFDRNHGKTAALDAAFKQSSGDIIVHIDADLQQDNEDILSMLPLTERYDVVCGWRKDRQDNLVRKLSSRIANFIRNIFTRDGIHDTGCPLKIFRRPVCEKLCLFEGLHRFFPALALMHGFTITEVPVRHYPRLHGVSKFGVGNRLFKSLYDLIAVRWMHSRVLRYRFRSSPVTK
- a CDS encoding Sec-independent protein translocase subunit TatA/TatB, which produces MFGLGAGEILIILVIAFLLFGPKQLPEVGRQVGKAVKGFKETAEDLRKSVEPELNMIQQEVKMVEQDFQASMKEAEEEINAATTPVEKPSGSTETGNHT
- the tatA gene encoding twin-arginine translocase TatA/TatE family subunit — encoded protein: MFGSFGWMELLLILIIVLIIFGAGKIPQLGEGLGKAIKGFKKSVNEADAIDVTPPPDAPPPAQQQVTQNQSTPSADAPAQQGQQVKQG
- a CDS encoding alginate export family protein gives rise to the protein MRSILGRTGWAGVATFFSAAVMAAGISLVSVPAQAGFELPEGERITNLPAIPRAMPQKEAYEIYDPAIGRNFDIKNFWMRADVRVRPEMRNGVCFGNAMPGNPGNGACNSFGGNSANGTAGKANDFFVQQMVRLGIGYDLSPDVNFYMEIIDSATWGGNGNNTNAGNGGDPLNHNGGVAGGGGNNGRLGVRAAYMLVRNLGGVQGLSIKAGRQYVIFGNHSLFGHFDWANTGYSHDGVMMSYSTKSFDSYLGWFRNSESDIGQAAAVGSGQNNISNPGGSTLNNGSANIDADMIIFYNQLKSIPGFLIEPFYVYYKNNYNSADNGAQGLGTAKHSNQTRHMIGNRIEMRKGNFDAINEIAWQFGEMGATGANAIQNGYGNQKNLHINAWATRNWVGYTHYQSAWKPRLGLNFDYASGDGRSNCTLAGSNTNCSTANTFENFFPTNHIHMGYMDVQAWKNMLSPSANLQFRPSTRDHVEVWYTNLNLANARDNWYRGSQGVYVFSKNGNTKTHIGDELDVSWTRMFADGKVAFQATYGHLWAGGYIAENLGNSTGQDWAYVQLWMNF